TCCGACGGCATCGCCCTGCACGCAGCGGCCGGCTTCGAGCTGGCCGCCCACCACGCGGATTTCGCGGGCGCGCCCTTCGCCGCGGACCGTCCCGGCGGCAGTGTGATGGCCTTCCGCAAGCTGTGACGCGAACTAGCGCAGGGCCGCATCCCCCAGCCATTCCTCGTTGAAGATCAGCTTCTTGCGCGACTCGAATTCCGAGGCTTCGCGGGCGTGCTTGCCGGACATCCCCTCCCTGAGCCAGGGTTCCCGCATCGTGTTCAGCAGGCTCGCGGACCAGAGCAGGCGCGAGGCCAGCGAGGTGTCGGGCAGGGCCAGGAACGAGTAATCCACCGCTGGCGGCAGCAGGGGCGGCGACGGCGCCGCGGGCGCCGGGCGCGTCGATCCGTCGGCCAGATCCACGATGTGGATGTGCCAGAGATCGCGCAGCAGGGTGGGTGCCGGGTCGGGCGCGGGGCGCTCTAGCTCCGCTGCGGCGTCCGGCATCGCCTCGTCGACGATCTCCACCTCGCCCATCACGATCAGCGGCTGCAGCGAGGCGGCAGGATGCATCAGTCGGGACAGATCGCCAGTGGGATAGAGACGCGCGGCACCCGCCGCCAGCAGGAACAGCAGGAGCAGGGCCGCCGCCGCGCTGAGCGGCCAGCGCCAGGGTGTGAGCAGCTTGCGCAAGAGACCTCCCGCACGAGCATACCATGATCGGGCCGCGCATTAAGCGAAGACGGCGCCCGTCGTTGCGGGCGCCGTCTTCGTCGTGGGCTGCCGTCGTTCACCTGCCGGACGACGCGCGCCGTTCACTTCTGCTTGGCCTTCATTTCCTCCAGCATGGCGTGTAGCTCCTCGACGTCGGCGCGCAGGTTCTCCAGCTCCTTGCGGTCGAGCGGCGGGCGGGGCATCAGGCGCTCGCGGTGCAGCATCCAGGGCTGGAAATGCTCCGGGAGATCTTGCAGGTGCTTGATGGCGCGATGCGGCGCCTCGGCGAAGGCGTAGGCGAACGCACTGCCTTCGCGCTCGTCCAGGGTGGCCTTGAGGGTCTTGTTCTTGCCCCGTCGCCTGACGACGATCTCCACCTCGTCGCCCTCTTCGTGGCCGCGCACGATCTTGACGGCCGCGTCGGGCTCGGCGATCTTCTCGCCGTCGATCTCCACGATGACGTCGTAGATCTGGAAACCGGCCGCGGCGGCGGGCGAGTCCGCCAGGACCTCGGTGACCAGGGCGCCCTCGCCGTCCTCGACCTCGAAGTACTCTGCCTGGTCGTCGTTGAGGCCGGAGAGCTGCACGCCCAGGTAGGTTCCGCCGTCTGCGAACCAGGACAGGTCGTGATCGCCGGAACTCAGGAAGTAGGCGTCCTCGAGGTCGCCGTCGAACAGGACATCGCCGTCTAGGAACTTGATACGGCAATCCTCGTCGTCGTCGCCCCCGATGAAGATCATGTGCTTGCCGTCGATGTCGAGCACGCGCTCGTCGCCGGCGCCGGCATCGTACTCCTTGACCAGGATATCCTTGCCGTCCTCGATCTCCCAGACCTTCACATGGGCCTTGCCGTCCTCCTCGACGACCTCGACCTTCATCTGTTTCTGGTCGTCGTCGTCGGAGCTGATTACCTTGACGGTCTTCTTCTCGTCGGCGAGGGCCGCGCCGGCGGCAAGCAGGGCCAGACAGGCCCACACAGCCAGGATAGTTCTCCACGTTC
The DNA window shown above is from bacterium and carries:
- a CDS encoding PDZ domain-containing protein gives rise to the protein MRTWRTILAVWACLALLAAGAALADEKKTVKVISSDDDDQKQMKVEVVEEDGKAHVKVWEIEDGKDILVKEYDAGAGDERVLDIDGKHMIFIGGDDDEDCRIKFLDGDVLFDGDLEDAYFLSSGDHDLSWFADGGTYLGVQLSGLNDDQAEYFEVEDGEGALVTEVLADSPAAAAGFQIYDVIVEIDGEKIAEPDAAVKIVRGHEEGDEVEIVVRRRGKNKTLKATLDEREGSAFAYAFAEAPHRAIKHLQDLPEHFQPWMLHRERLMPRPPLDRKELENLRADVEELHAMLEEMKAKQK